The Daucus carota subsp. sativus chromosome 7, DH1 v3.0, whole genome shotgun sequence genome window below encodes:
- the LOC108195603 gene encoding F-box/FBD/LRR-repeat protein At1g13570, with amino-acid sequence MNGSMSSLCPSPDDDRLSNLPVALKQTILDLVPVRDAARTCILSKAWRETWTMRSCLVLNKLFYLQVISNKNEEAEQLSAFSSALDKIFAVQTGPMVDTEIYIPPKLESHHIHHWIQHLTEKDVEVFRLDNAENDACLVPSVFFDFAKLKVLEIDKWILSPPPESRCFSNLVSVDLIRVSISAPVSFRAQLQDLELRICNGIKHLVFTNINNLKRLYMVHSPEIDWRWLEKANGLEQLTLVLTPADFHKSKSVSLIRLLSNSPGLSVLFIHGSLLEILGGPHTMRTHATRMVNLKILNLCSVSFKLFRIANGLSLIRCLPNLQILLVKLDFNVTSSNHIISIIESHLESQSRKDAVLDNLTTVQISGLVGLRAELLFSKILLASSPSLEDMFLSFRTDVSYPNEILRIKQEFSKLPRKSQKAELLWCN; translated from the exons ATGAAT GGCAGCATGTCGAGCCTGTGCCCATCACCTGATGATGATCGGCTTAGCAACTTGCCTGTGGCACTGAAACAGACCATCCTTGACCTTGTGCCTGTTCGTGATGCCGCGAGAACATGTATTTTGTCGAAAGCTTGGAGGGAGACATGGACAATGCGATCCTGCCTGGTTCTGAATAAGCTGTTTTACTTGCAAGTGATTAGTAACAAAAACGAAGAAGCAGAGCAGCTGTCTGCATTTTCATCAGCACTCGACAAGATCTTTGCGGTCCAAACTGGCCCCATGGTGGACACTGAAATCTACATCCCGCCCAAACTTGAAAGCCATCATATCCATCACTGGATTCAGCACTTAACAGAGAAGGATGTTGAGGTGTTCAGACTTGATAATGCGGAAAACGATGCTTGCTTAGTTCCCTCAGTTTTTTTCGATTTTGCAAAGTTGAAAGTGTTAGAAATTGATAAGTGGATACTGAGCCCCCCACCTGAATCCAGATGCTTCTCTAATCTAGTCTCTGTTGATCTTATTCGTGTTTCGATCTCTGCTCCTGTATCATTCAGGGCCCAACTGCAGGATCTGGAATTGCGCATATGCAATGGCATTAAACATCTGGTCTTCACCAATATTAACAATCTCAAAAGGCTATATATGGTTCATAGTCCAGAAATAGATTGGCGATGGCTCGAAAAGGCAAATGGCCTGGAACAATTGACTCTGGTGCTGACCCCTGCAGATTTCCACAAGAGTAAATCAGTCAGTTTGATCAGGCTTCTTAGCAATAGTCCAGGACTCAGTGTCCTTTTCATTCATGGTTCACTCCTTGAG ATATTGGGAGGCCCCCACACGATGAGGACACATGCAACAAGGATGGTGAACTTGAAGATACTGAATTTGTGTTCCGTTTCATTTAAGTTGTTTCGGATTGCAAATGGTCTTAGCTTGATCAGATGTCTTCCCAACTTGCAAATACTTCTAGTAAAGCTG GATTTCAATGTGACGAGCTCAAATCATATAATCTCAATAATTGAAAGTCATCTGGAATCACAATCCCGGAAAGATGCAGTACTGGACAACCTTACAACTGTGCAAATATCTGGTCTAGTTGGTTTAAGAGCTGAGCTACTGTTTTCAAAGATCTTACTCGCATCTTCCCCATCACTAGAAGACATGTTCCTATCCTTCAGAACAGATGTTAGTTATCCCAATGAAATATTGAGGATTAAACAAGAGTTCTCGAAGTTACCTAGAAAATCCCAGAAAGCTGAACTTCTTTGGTGCAATTAG